CACGCAGGCCATTGCCAAGCTACGCAAAGCCATTGAGGACCGCGAAGGGACGACGGCCGTAGCGGCATAGGTTTTAGCTGGAGTTATTGAGGAAGCCCGGTGCCGTGAGGTACCGGGCTTTTTCATGCGCGCTGCTTATTTGCTGCCCGGCTCACAACCGGAATCAATTCCAGCACGTCGGTAATGAGGGGGGGTAGGTGGCTGGCGGGGGGTAGGCTGGCCCGGAGCTGCTGGGCTAGGGGGCCGTAAAAAATCAGCTGTGGTTCGGGGCACTGCTGGCGCAGGTCGGTGGCGTAGCGGGTTACCTCTTCGGGTAGCAGCCCGGCGGTAAGCACCGTGAGCAGGGCCGCCGGCTGGTAGGACTGGCAGGTGGCCGCTACGGCTGCCAGGGGCAGGTTTTGGCCCAGGTACAGCACCTGCTGGCCGCGGCTGCGCAAGGCATGCACCAGAAAAAGCAGTGCCAGTTCGTGCAGCTCGCCTTCGGGTAAAAACAGTAGCCAGCGGGGTGCCCCGGCCGGCGGGGCGGCCGGCAGCGCATCGAGCAACGCCAGCAGCTTTTGCCGCACCAGCTGCGATACCAGGTGCTCCTGGACCACGTTGAGTACACCCCCTACCTGCCAGGCCAGCCCAATGCGCTGGAGCAGCGGATACACGAGCTGAAGCATCGCCGGCTCGGCCCCGTGCTGGCTGATGGCGGCGGTCAGGAGCCGATGCAGCAGGGGTTCGTTTAGCTCTAACATGGCCATTGTCAAAGCGTTGAGCTGCGCCTCGTAGTTATCTGCCACGGTAGCTTCGAGGGCCAGCACGGCCTGCTCCCGCTCCTGTTCGCTCAGTTGCATCACCTGTGAAATGCGCTGGCCGTGACTGCACAGCGAGGCTATGTGCAGCAGGCGGCGCAGGTCATGCTCATCGTAGTAGCGGATATTGGTGGCCGTGCGCTGAGGCCGCAACAGGTCGTAGCGTAGCTCCCAGGTACGGATGGTATGGGCCTTAATGCCCGAATACTGAGCCAGGTCACGGATGGAATACTGTCGCACGGGCAATAAAGGTTAAACGGGTAGTTGCCCCGTAAAGAGCTACTAAAGTACCTTGCCCGCAGCAACGACCTGGTACGGGCCGCCACTACGGGCAAGGTACTTTAGTGACGCAACGGTTTAGAAAAACAGCCAGCGGTGCCTTCTCTTAATCGAAATATCGGTGTACTTACGGGGCACCAGCGTCACGTTTTGGGTGTAGTGCCCATTGAGCTGTACCAGCTCGTCGGTGTAGCTGCCGTAGCCGTATTGCAGCTCGCCGGCTTGGCCAGCGGGCACCACCAGCGCGTAGCTGCCCGTGGCATCGGTGCTCACACCCCGGCCCGCAGTTTTGCTCAGCACGGTAGCGCCTACCAGCGGCCGGCCATTCTCGTCCAGGATGCGGCCCCGCACCGTGACAAGCCGCATGGCTGAGGCTGTGGCAGCTGGCGCGACCGCCAGAATTTCGCCGCTGGGCAAATCAGCTTCAGGACCGATTTTGCTAGTACCAGTAACTGAGGGGCTGATAGCGGCCATTGCGGCCCCACCCACCAGCAGGGCTCCCGTAGCCAGCGTAGCGGCGCGGCGGCGAAACCGCTGCGGCGCGGTGCGCAGCAACTTCAACTGCTGGCCCATCCAGCCCACCGGGCGTACCAACTCGCCCTGCTGCCTCATGTGGTAGAAGTGCAGCAGCGTCGCATCGCTCCGCTGTTGGTTGATTTTCAGGTAGTTATCTACCAGCTTCGTATTCCGATGCGACAAGTCGCCCCGGAGATACGCATCACGGTACACCGGTAGCAGGCTGCCGGTGGCCTCATCGAAGGGAGAAGCGGTTAGTTTCATGGTAAGCGGGAGGGTTAGGTTGAGGTTAATGTAAATAATTTAACAAGAGCCAGTGGCTTGGAACTACTGGCTTTTAATCTGACTACCAGTGGCTTAAAGCTAGTCGAAGGTCGGGTTGCCAGGTTGGCAGCCACTTAGTAGAAAGTGGCCAGCCAGCGGCTAGGTAGCCGCGAATACCGTGCGGCTATTTCAGCAGGTCAACCTGCTGGCGCAGCACGTCGCGGGCGATGGCCAGGTTCGTATCGCGGGAGTTCACGACTAGGTAGATGAACTTCTTACCGTTGTCAACCAGCTTGAGCAGGTGAATCTGGTTGGTGAGCGTGATGAGAATATCATCAATCGACTCGCCCGTTAGCTTCAGCGCGTTCATTGCCTTCTGCTTCTGCTTCACGACCTCCGTATTGTAAGCAGCGGCCGTTTCTGGATTGAGCGTCGGCGAGGTGGAGTGCGAAGCCAGCGTCATGCCCGATTGAACATCCACAATCGCTACGGCCAGCAACTGGGGTAGGTCGTTTAGGATGTTTTGAATAGCTTGGCCAGCGGAGTTGTTAGTAGAGTATGCCATTACGTTAAAAAAAGAAGTAAAAAGGGTGATTAAAATGAAGGGGATTACTGACAATAGGTCTTGAGGACGTCACGGGCAATGGCCAGGTTGGTATCGCGGGCGCTGACGGCCAGGTAGAGAAGCCGCTGCTCGTCGGGACTAAGGCGGAGCAGATGCAGCTGCTCGCGGAGCGTGATAAGAATATCCTCAATCTTCTCCCCATTTAATCCTAACGCTTTGATAGCCTGGCGCTTTTGCTTCACCACTTCGGCATTGTAGAGCGCGGCTTTGGCTGGGTTTAGGGAGGGTAGGGCCGCGTAGCTTGCCAGGGCCTGCCCGCTCTCGATGGCGATAACGGCCACGGCCAGGACCTCGGGTAGCGCCAGGCAAACGGCATCAACGGTGGCCTGCGCTCGGGTGCTGGCTTCAGTTAGGGCCGGGCTGGGCTTTCCAAACTGCGCGAGGCGATTGAGGAGCGGAATATTCATAATGCAAAAGAATTTCCGACCTCAAAGTGACCTGAGCAATAGAAATGACCAGATATTTTGTATAGAATGAAGTAGAAGTATGACAAAAATATAATCCGTTTAAGATTTTAGCTAATTACGTTAAGCAAATTTTATGAATTTTAGACGAAATGGTAAAAAAACGTGGTGAATGATACGCTTAGCTTAGCGTAGGGGACCGGGTGGGGGTATCTGTAGCGAGCGTAACTTGCGGGCTATGCCTGCCCCGCCTGCCACTACCGCCGCCCCGCTCGATTTGCTGCGCCAGTACTGGGGCCACCAGGAGTTTCGGCCGGGACAGCAGCAGATAATTGAGGCGGTGCTGGCGGGGCACGATGCGCTGGCCCTGCTGCCCACCGGGGGCGGCAAAAGCGTGTGCTTCCAGGTGCCGGCGCTGGCCCGGCCGGGGCTGTGCGTGGTCGTGACGCCGCTCATCGCCCTCATGCTGGACCAGGTGGCGGGCCTGCGTCAGCGCGGGCTCAAGGCCGAGGCCGTGTACGCGGGCATGAGCCACCAGGAAATCGACCAGGCGCTGGATAATTGCGTGTATGGCCGCGAAGTTAAGTTCTTGTACGTCAGTCCTGAGCGGCTACTCACCGACTTGTTTCGGGCGCGGGTGGCGCGCATGAGCGTGGGGCTGCTGGCCGTGGACGAGGCGCACTGCCTCTCGCAGTGGGGCTACGACTTTCGGCCGCCCTACCTGCGCATTGCCGAGCTACGGGCGCTGTTGCCGTCCGCGGTGCCGTGCATCGCGCTCACGGCCACCGCCACCGCGCAGGTGCGGCAGGATATAGTCGAAAAGCTGGTTTTCCGGCCCGGCTATGGCATTTTCACCCAAAGCTTTGCCCGGCCCAAGCTCTCGTACTCGGTGCTGCCGACTGAGGACAAGCCGCGCCGGCTGCTGGAAGTTTTGCGGGGGGTAGGGCCGGGTAAAACGGGCATCGTGTACGCCCGCACCCGCCGCCAGACCGAAGACACCGCCGCCTGGCTCAGCCAGCAGGGCCTGCCCGCCGCCGCCTACCACGCCGGCCTCAGCGCCGAGCAGCGCACCCGCACGCAGCAAAACTGGCTAACCGACAAAACGCGCATCATCGTGGCTACCAATGCCTTCGGGATGGGCATTGACAAGCCCGACGTGCGGGTGGTGGCCCACCTCGATGCGCCCGCCACCCTCGAAGCCTACTACCAGGAGGCCGGCCGCGCCGGCCGCGACGGCCTCTATGCCTTTGCCGTACTGCTCAGCGGCCCCAACGATGCCGACGGTCTGCGGCGGCAGGCGGCGCTGGCCCACCCGCCCCCCGACGTGGTGCGGCGCGTGTACCAGGCGCTGGCCAACTACTCGCGCACGGCCGTGGGCGGCGGCGAGCTGGTGGCGTTTGATTTCGACCTCGGCGCGTTTGCCGAAACCTACCGCCTCAAGGCCGTGGAAGCCTACCAGGCCCTCAAGGTGCTGGAGCAGCAGGGCTTCGTGCAGCTTACCGAGGCCGTGAACCAGCCGGCGCGAGTGCAGCTCATTAGTAACCAGGATGATTTGTACCGCTTCCAGGTGGCCAACGCGCAGCACGATTTACTCATTAAAGCCCTGCTGCGGCTCTACGGCGGCGAGCTGTTCGTGGCGTTCCAGGGTGTTTCAGAAAGCAACCTGGCCCGGCACCTACGCCAAAGTACCACCGACGTAACGCGCCAGCTGCGCTACCTGCACAGCGCGGGCGTGCTGCATTACCAGCCGCGCCGCGAGCTGCCGCAGGCACTCTTTACTACCCCCCGCTACGACGCCGCCCAGCTGCCGCTCGATGAGCGTCGCCTCAAAGCCGCTAAGCAACTAACTGAGCACCAGACAAAGTCGGTGATTGAGTACGCCGCCGGCACCACCCGCTGCCGCCAGCAAACCCTACTCGACTACTTCGCTGAGCCCGACGCGCCTGCTTGTGGGGTGTGCGACGTGTGCCTGGCGCGCAAGAAAGCCCGCCAAGCGCCCATCAATTCTGCCGCGCTGCCCGCCGCCCTGCTGGCGCTGCTACGCGCCGCGCCGCTGCTGCCCCGCGAGGTGGTGGCCCGCTACCCCCCCGCCGAGGCCGAAGCCGTAACGGCCGCTTTGCGCGGCTTAGTGGAGCTGGGTCAGCTGGCCTACGCGCCCGATGGCAGGCTGCGAGTTACGGCTCGTTGATAAGCTGTTAGAGAGATAATTGTCCTTGCTTGATGCGCAACATGCTCGCAGGGACAAACAGACCCTGAACCGTTTGAAAAAAGCAATCGACTGCTGAGGTTGTTTAGCTAGACGCAGTGGCACGAAGCCGCTGCCTCACCCTTTCAACAAACTTTCCAGATGAACATTGGAATTATTGGGGCCGGCCACATCGGCAGCGCCCTCGCCGTGCGGCTCACCAGCCTCGGCCACTCGGTTCTCATTGCCAACTCGCGCGGCCCCGAAACACTGACCGACGTGGCTAAAAAAACCGGCGCTACGCCCGCTACCGTGGAAGAAGCGGCGCACCACGGTGAAATTATCGTGGTAACCATCCCGCTGATAAACATCCCCGACCTGCCCAAAGACCTATTTAAGGGCGTGAGCGCCGACGTGCCCATTATCGATACCAGCAACTACTACCCCCTGCTGCGCGACGGCCGCATACCCGAGCTGGATGGCGGCGACCTCACCGAAAGCGAATGGGTGCAGCAGCACCTGGGCCGGCCGGTGGTGAAGGTATTCAACAACATCTACGCGGCGCACCTCGAAAAATCGGGTCAGCCCGCCGGCACGCCCGGCCGCATTTCACTGCCCGTGGCCGGCGACGAGGCCGCCGCCAAGCAGCAGGTGATGGCGCTGGTGGATGAGCTGGGCTTCGATGCCGTGGACGATGGCACCCTGCACGAGTCGTGGCGGCAGCAGCCCGGCACGCCCGCCTACGGCACCGATTTGCCCGCTGCCGACCTGAAAAAGCTGCTCGCCAGCCTGGGCACCAAGCGCACGCCGGAACAACAGCAGCAGTTCGCGGCCAACCACGCTGAGCAGGAACGCCAGATGATGAAGCAGATGCAGGCGTAGCCGGCTCATTATAGCGCCGTAAAGCGGCGTAGAAAAAGCTATTGCCTTAACGCTACTGCTGACTGCGTAGCGTTAAGGCAATAGCTTTTTTAGAAAGCAACTAGCCTCACCCGCTGGCTTCTCGGCGGGTAAGCTCGGGGCGCTTTCCCGGCCTATAAAACTCCGCGAACCTCCGCGCCTTACCTTCGCAAACCTCTGCGAGAAAAGCTGCCGCGCCAGGCTGCGCAGCATATCTCCAAAAGTCGGATTTATGTAAGGTTAATACCTTATTATCCAAAGTTTTAAACTAAATAAATTTCCCAATGAAAAGTCGAATTAATGCGTAAGTAGTCTTGCCGGCCGGATGGGGCGACGCGCACCTTTGCTGCCGTTAACGCCCTACCAATCCCGACTTGCCATGACCCCTACCCCCTCCCTTGGCCCCCAACGCCTGCGTATCGGCGAGGGCTACATTAGCGGCTACGCCTCCATTTTTCTGGCGCTGCTGGCGCTGGCCGCCGTGGGCTGCTTTCACTACCCCGAGTATTTGACCATCCCTGAATTTCGGGAAGTGTACACCGGTGAGGCCATGAAAACGCTGCTGATGAGCGGCATTGTGGCCTCGTTTCTGTTTGCCACGGTCAGCTTCCTGCTGAGCCGGCGCAAGCGGCTACCGCTGCTGGGCATCGCGCTGGCCACGGCGGCCGTGGTGCTGGGCGGCTTTGCGGTGCAGGCCCGCTCGGTGGAGGCTACCAGCTGGCACCTGGGCCTCGACTGGCTGGTGCTCGACCTGCTATTGATGAGCGTGATTTTTGTGCCCATCGAGCTGGCGTTTCCCAAAAACCTGCGGCAGTCGCGCTTCCACGCCGAGTGGCGCACCGATTTGGTATACTTCGCGGTTAGCCACTTGTTCGTGCAGTTTTTTGGGGTCATCACCCAGGCTCCGGCGCGGCTGCTGTTTGGGCACCTGGGCCTGGCCCCGCTGCAAAGCTGGGTGCACGGCCTGCCGCTGCTGCTGGCCCTACCCCTCGCTTTGTTCCTCACCGACTTGTTTCAGTACGCCACGCACCGGCTTTTTCATTCGCACGTGTACTTATGGCGCTTCCACTCGGTGCATCACTCCACGCAGGCGATGGACTGGTTGGCGGGCTCGCGCACGCACTTCGTGGATATTTTTGCTACCCGCGCCATCTCGTTTATTCCGCTCTACGTGTGCGGGTTTTCGCCGCTGGCCTTCAATTGCTACGTGCTGTTCGTGTCCATTCACGCGGTGCTTATTCACGCCAACACCCGCCTGAAATTTGGCTTCCTGAAATACCTCTTCGTGACGCCCCAGTACCACCACTGGCACCACGGCGACGACCCGGCGCACTATGGCATCAACTTCGCCATCCACTTCCCGCTCATCGATAAGGTGTTCGGTACCTACTACTTGCCCGGCAATGAGTGGCCCGCCGCCACCGGCGTGCACGAAGCCGCCTACCCCAAGGGCTACGTGAAGCAGCTGGTCTACCCGTTCACCAAAAGCCCCTTCGACCACGACCTGCACGTGGAGGAGCAAAGCAGCCGGTAGAGTCATTGCTCGTTACTCGTTTTTCGGCAAGCGGTTGGCCGGCGTTGAATAACGAGTAGCAAAAAATGAACACCTCAATAGGCCAGAATACCGCCTTCCAGGTTGCGCACGTTGGTGAAGCCCTGCTGAGTCAGAAACGCCTTAGCGGCCGACGAACGCGCGCCGCTCTTGCAATGTACGATAACCTCTTGGTCCTTATGCTCTTCCAGGTCGTCTAGCTTAGTGGGCAGCGAGCCGAGCGGGATATTTTGCGCGCCGGGAATGTGACTTTCCTCAAATTCCCAAGGCTCGCGCACGTCGATAATGGTGGGCATTTCGCCGGCTTGCTGGCGCTGGTGGAGTTCGGCGGGAGTGATGTCGGGCACGGGCATGGGGTAAATAAAGAGGAAATTAGGAAGGAGGCAGGTTTTCTAAATCCTGCAAGTCCTGTGGCCGATTGATAGCAGCTTTTGCCTTACGCAATGCTCTCAAGTTAATGTAGCGTACTGGTAGGTTGGCGGTTTCAACAATTAATGCATTTGTTGCGCATTCTTCATAAGAAACCCCCTTGACCTGAGTCAATAAGTCAATCCACAAATCTTGGCGGCTGAACGACAAAAAATTGGGCAGTTTCAGAAAATCAGCCTCCTCAAATTCTCCATGCGTAAAACCATATTCTATTAAGGCCCGCACCGTCCGCCGAGCATTTTCCGGCGTGGGGCGCACTAAAATATCAATATCACTGGTTGTGCGGGGAAAACCGTGCGCGATAACCGCGTAGCCCCCCACGATTACGTATTCAACGCGCGCGGCGTGGAATAGGCGCAGTAGATTTAAGTATTCGCTCTCCATACATGCGGGGTGGATTAGCGGGATTAGAAGCGTATACCTGCCGGGCTTCGGCCATTAGTCGGGCCGCCGCTGCCAAGCGTTGTTGGGGTGTTTTGCCCCACCAATACGCCCGCTGCGCTGCGTCCACCTCGGCTTTATGTTGAGATTTAATAACTAGCATAGACGGCTAAGTTACTGCACCGCCAGCCGGCGCGTGGCCACGCTGCCATCGGCCAGCGTTAGCTGCACCAGGTACACGCCGCCGGGTAGGTTAGCGGGCAGGCGCAGGGTAGCCTGGCCGGCCTCGGCGGCGGGCTGCTGCCACACGGGGCGGCCCAGCACGTCGAGCACGGTGGCCCGCCGGAAGGCTGGCCCGCTCACGGCCACTACCGTACCGGTGGGGGCGGGGTTAGGAAAAAGGCTAAACTGCGCGCTCACCGCCGCGCGGGTGCTGGTGACAGCCACATTATTATTCAGCACGGCCCGCATCATGATAGTGCCGGGCGTCGTCAAGTTCGGTTTGGTCCACACGCCCTGCGTGTTGTAAAAGAGGGTAGGGGCCGTGGAGGTATTATTCAAATCGTAGCCGTAGGGTAGGAATTGCCCACCCGAAGCCTGCCCGTAGCCGATGTAAAAGCGCCCCGTCACGGGCACCGGCGTAGTGAAAGTAATTTCCTGAAACGACTGGGTAGTGGCCAGGCTTTGCAGCAGCACCCCGGTCTGGGTAGCCAGCGGCAGGTCGGCGGGCTGGCCGTTGTTATCGGCCCACACGGCCACCGTCACCGAGCGGTTCTGGAAATTTTCGCCCCCCTGAGAAGTCGGAATATTGTTGAAAAATGGGGCCAGCCGAATAGATTTCACTTGGTCGGCCTGGGCCACCGTGATGGGGTAGGCGAAGTACGTAGCGGGCCCGGTGCTCTGGGCCGGCAGCGGCAAAAAAGCCTCAGCCGAGCCATCATCGAAGGCGTAGTAGTCGGCAAGTTCAAAGTCGCGATAGGTGCTGTCGTTGGGCAGCGTCAGGGGGTTGGCTTCGTTGGTGGTCAGGGCCAGCGCGTAGCGGTAGCGGCGGGGGGTAGGGTCGGGGGGCAGCGGAGCCGTGCCGGCATCGCCGACTATCGGCACCTGGCGCGCGCCGGCCAGCAGCTGCTGGCTGGCCGTGAGCCAGGTAGCCGGCCCAAAGCCGCCGCTGGTCAGCTCGCGCACCGTGCCGAGCGCGCTGATGGGGGTAGGGTTGCCGCTGGGCAGCAGGTTATTGATGGTAGCGCTCAGGGCCGGGTTCAGGGCGGCGCGGCCCGCAGCGGCGTATTGCCAGGCCGGCATGGCCGTGTAGCTGCGCAAGGGGCTGTTCAGCCCCCGGCTGGTGGCAATATCCTGAAAAATTGTGTCGCTGGCCGTGCGGTTGGTATTTAAATAAATATAATCCAGCCCAAAGGCGTCGCGGCTCGTGCTCTGGTTGCCGGTGGCCCGAAACCGAAACTGAAAGCCGCTGTGGAAATAGCTGGCCTGGTTGAGCGGGAAAATCCGCTGCTGGAAATTTGTCGTCTTATTCTCGCCGCCGTAGGTCCAGATGGTGTTCCAGCGCCCCACGTTGTCCAGAAACTCCAGCGTCAGGCTCACCGACGTGCCGCCGCCGTTCGTTGCCGGCGCGCCGGCCAGCGTACCCGCCTGCCAGGCATAGCTGATATACAGCTGGTTAGCTACCGAATAGCCACTCAAATCAATGGGTAGCGAAGTCAGCGTATCGGTAGCGCCGTAAAATGAAGTCGAAGTAGCATTATAGGGCAAGCCATTGGCGCGCAGGGCATCGAGCGTGGCCGTGCCGCGCGTGAGCGGATTGATAGCCAGGCGGTTGCTCACGTAGGCCCCGCCGCCGGTGTAGGTTCGGAGCAGGCCGCTACCATCGGGGTAGGCAAGCGTTGCGCCCTGCCAGCGGGCCGGGCTAGGCTGCCCATCGCGGGGCAGCGTAAAATCCTCGAAAAAAGGCAGTGCCAGGGCCGCCGTGCGTTGGGCCGATGCCAGGGGGGTAGGCCGGCCGGCCGTGCGGCCGGGGTCGGCGGTCAGCGGCTGGGGCGTGAGCACGACGGGCACGGTCTGGGCCTGCGTCGCCAGGCTCAGTAGCAGCGCGGGCAGGGATAGGAAGCGGAGTAGCGAGCGCATAAAAATTAAGTTACAAAATCTGTTTGTCATTGCGAGCGCAAGGACAAATTGATAACAGGCTACTCCGCAATCCACAAATCCACTAATTGGCCCATGCGGATGGTGGCCCCAGGCGCGGCCACCGGGCGCTGGCGCACCACGGTGCCGGGCGTTTGGCCACTTTCGGCGGCTTGCTTGAAGACTTCGCCCACTTCCAGGTGCTGGCCGGCGAGCAGGGTGCGGGCCTCATCTTCGGGCATGGTGAGCAGGTTGGGCATCTCAAACTCGGTGTTGCCCAGGCCATCGCCCACCTCCAGGTCCACTTTGGTGCCCTTGGCGATGGGCGCGCCGGGCGCAATTTCTCTACCCCCCACCAGCTGCTTGAGCACCGCGTTCTGCGCCACGTTGGGCACCATTTTAAGCTGCCCGATTTCCAAATCGTAGCTCTTCAGAATAAGCTGCGCGTTCTTCACCGAGCCGTCGGTGAGCTTGGGCATTTTGATGACCGGCGGGCGGCGCATGGCCACCGAAATGTAGATTTTGCGGTCCTGCTTCACCTTTTCGCCGGGCGCGGGCTCCTGCGTGAGCACCGTGAAGGGCCGCGTGCCGGGCGCGTAGCTGCTATCGTCCACGAAGTAGGCCAGCTTGCGCTCATTGAGGTAGGCGGGCAGGTCGGCCAGGGTCATGCCCGTTATTTTGGGCACCACAATGGTTTCGCCGTGGTGCGTGGTGATGGGCAGATAGACGTAGAAAAATCCCAGCACCAGCGCCGCCCCCAACGCCGCAATGAGCAGCAGGTGCAAGAAAACGTCGAGCCAGGTATCCGCTTTTAAGAAAGACATTTTATAGAATATGATGTTTTCAATCGTTTGTCCTTGCGAGCGCAACGAAGTGGAGCGCGGCAATCTTTCCTTCACGTTAGGATTACCAACTTAATGAAGTGGACGACCAGGAAAGATTGCCACGCTCCACTTCGTTGCGCTCGCAAGGACAAACGATTTATAAACTCTTCTCCGCCCGCGCTTTGCCGAAATCTAGTATCCGGTCAATAAACTGGTACGGCGTATACCCAGCCAGCGCGGTTTGGTGAAAAATGCAGGTTGCGGGCGTCATGCCGGGTAGGGAATTAACCTCAATAATAAGCACTTCGACCGCCCCGCCGGCCCGCACCCGCACGAAGGCATCAATGCGGGCGTAGCCCTCGATGCCCAGCACCTCGGCCACCTGGCGCAACACGCGCTTCACCTCGTCCGAAATGCGCTGGCGCTCGGCCGGGTCGGCGGCGTAGCGGGCGGGCGTGATATTCTGCCCCTCGCCGGCCAGAAACTTCTCCTCCAGGCTCAGCACCTCGCCCGTTGCCAGCGCCTCGCTGGCCTCGAATACCTCGATGTGCAGTTCGCCGCTTTCGTCATACGAAGTCAGCAGCCCGCCCGTGATTTCCAGGAAGGTAGCCGCGCCGTCGGGGCCGATGAGGGTTTCCACCAAGAAGGCATCCTTCTGCGGAAATTCCTCCTTGAAGCCCAAGTGTAGCACGGCGGCCGGGCCGGGCAGCAGCGCTTCCTGCTCGCGGAACATCTGCTCGCTGAAGGCTTGCAGCTCGGCGCGGTTCTTTATCTTTTTCACCGCCGAGGAGCACCCGTCGTCGGCTGGCTTGGCGATGAAGGGGTAGGGAAAATCGGCCTCCAGGCTGCGGTAGAATGCCGCTGGGTCGGCGGCCCACTCCAGACGGGCGGCTAGGCGGTGGGCAGCCACGCGCAGGCCGGCTTCGCGCAGGCGGCGGTTGGTCTCGAACTTGTTGATGGTCACGGCCGAGCTGTCGGCGCCCGAGCCGTTGTAGGGCAGGCCCAGTTTTTCCAGCTCGCGCTGCAAGGCCCCATCCTCCCCCGGCCGGCCGTGCAGGGCAATGAATACCTCATCCACCAGCTCGGCCAGCTCTTCAAACGAGAGGCGGCGCGGCGCGGCAATGGCCTGGCCCGCGTACACTTGGGTAATCAAGCTGGCTTCCGCGCGGATGTGCGCCAGGACAGGGTGCGCCGCGTGGCCCGCCTCGGCCTGCTCTATTTTCTCCCGAATATCGTCGGCGTTGTCCTTCAGCATCACGTTGATGGGCAGCTCGTAGAGCCGAAACTCGGCGCTGCTGCCGGCCAGAAACACCGGCATCGGCCGATACTTGGTGCTCGAACTC
The genomic region above belongs to Hymenobacter psoromatis and contains:
- a CDS encoding MerR family transcriptional regulator; this translates as MRQYSIRDLAQYSGIKAHTIRTWELRYDLLRPQRTATNIRYYDEHDLRRLLHIASLCSHGQRISQVMQLSEQEREQAVLALEATVADNYEAQLNALTMAMLELNEPLLHRLLTAAISQHGAEPAMLQLVYPLLQRIGLAWQVGGVLNVVQEHLVSQLVRQKLLALLDALPAAPPAGAPRWLLFLPEGELHELALLFLVHALRSRGQQVLYLGQNLPLAAVAATCQSYQPAALLTVLTAGLLPEEVTRYATDLRQQCPEPQLIFYGPLAQQLRASLPPASHLPPLITDVLELIPVVSRAANKQRA
- a CDS encoding carboxypeptidase-like regulatory domain-containing protein, which encodes MKLTASPFDEATGSLLPVYRDAYLRGDLSHRNTKLVDNYLKINQQRSDATLLHFYHMRQQGELVRPVGWMGQQLKLLRTAPQRFRRRAATLATGALLVGGAAMAAISPSVTGTSKIGPEADLPSGEILAVAPAATASAMRLVTVRGRILDENGRPLVGATVLSKTAGRGVSTDATGSYALVVPAGQAGELQYGYGSYTDELVQLNGHYTQNVTLVPRKYTDISIKRRHRWLFF
- a CDS encoding T9SS type A sorting domain-containing protein gives rise to the protein MRSLLRFLSLPALLLSLATQAQTVPVVLTPQPLTADPGRTAGRPTPLASAQRTAALALPFFEDFTLPRDGQPSPARWQGATLAYPDGSGLLRTYTGGGAYVSNRLAINPLTRGTATLDALRANGLPYNATSTSFYGATDTLTSLPIDLSGYSVANQLYISYAWQAGTLAGAPATNGGGTSVSLTLEFLDNVGRWNTIWTYGGENKTTNFQQRIFPLNQASYFHSGFQFRFRATGNQSTSRDAFGLDYIYLNTNRTASDTIFQDIATSRGLNSPLRSYTAMPAWQYAAAGRAALNPALSATINNLLPSGNPTPISALGTVRELTSGGFGPATWLTASQQLLAGARQVPIVGDAGTAPLPPDPTPRRYRYALALTTNEANPLTLPNDSTYRDFELADYYAFDDGSAEAFLPLPAQSTGPATYFAYPITVAQADQVKSIRLAPFFNNIPTSQGGENFQNRSVTVAVWADNNGQPADLPLATQTGVLLQSLATTQSFQEITFTTPVPVTGRFYIGYGQASGGQFLPYGYDLNNTSTAPTLFYNTQGVWTKPNLTTPGTIMMRAVLNNNVAVTSTRAAVSAQFSLFPNPAPTGTVVAVSGPAFRRATVLDVLGRPVWQQPAAEAGQATLRLPANLPGGVYLVQLTLADGSVATRRLAVQ
- a CDS encoding RecQ family ATP-dependent DNA helicase, translated to MPAPPATTAAPLDLLRQYWGHQEFRPGQQQIIEAVLAGHDALALLPTGGGKSVCFQVPALARPGLCVVVTPLIALMLDQVAGLRQRGLKAEAVYAGMSHQEIDQALDNCVYGREVKFLYVSPERLLTDLFRARVARMSVGLLAVDEAHCLSQWGYDFRPPYLRIAELRALLPSAVPCIALTATATAQVRQDIVEKLVFRPGYGIFTQSFARPKLSYSVLPTEDKPRRLLEVLRGVGPGKTGIVYARTRRQTEDTAAWLSQQGLPAAAYHAGLSAEQRTRTQQNWLTDKTRIIVATNAFGMGIDKPDVRVVAHLDAPATLEAYYQEAGRAGRDGLYAFAVLLSGPNDADGLRRQAALAHPPPDVVRRVYQALANYSRTAVGGGELVAFDFDLGAFAETYRLKAVEAYQALKVLEQQGFVQLTEAVNQPARVQLISNQDDLYRFQVANAQHDLLIKALLRLYGGELFVAFQGVSESNLARHLRQSTTDVTRQLRYLHSAGVLHYQPRRELPQALFTTPRYDAAQLPLDERRLKAAKQLTEHQTKSVIEYAAGTTRCRQQTLLDYFAEPDAPACGVCDVCLARKKARQAPINSAALPAALLALLRAAPLLPREVVARYPPAEAEAVTAALRGLVELGQLAYAPDGRLRVTAR
- a CDS encoding sterol desaturase family protein, encoding MTPTPSLGPQRLRIGEGYISGYASIFLALLALAAVGCFHYPEYLTIPEFREVYTGEAMKTLLMSGIVASFLFATVSFLLSRRKRLPLLGIALATAAVVLGGFAVQARSVEATSWHLGLDWLVLDLLLMSVIFVPIELAFPKNLRQSRFHAEWRTDLVYFAVSHLFVQFFGVITQAPARLLFGHLGLAPLQSWVHGLPLLLALPLALFLTDLFQYATHRLFHSHVYLWRFHSVHHSTQAMDWLAGSRTHFVDIFATRAISFIPLYVCGFSPLAFNCYVLFVSIHAVLIHANTRLKFGFLKYLFVTPQYHHWHHGDDPAHYGINFAIHFPLIDKVFGTYYLPGNEWPAATGVHEAAYPKGYVKQLVYPFTKSPFDHDLHVEEQSSR
- a CDS encoding rhodanese-like domain-containing protein; translation: MPVPDITPAELHQRQQAGEMPTIIDVREPWEFEESHIPGAQNIPLGSLPTKLDDLEEHKDQEVIVHCKSGARSSAAKAFLTQQGFTNVRNLEGGILAY
- a CDS encoding PASTA domain-containing protein; translation: MSFLKADTWLDVFLHLLLIAALGAALVLGFFYVYLPITTHHGETIVVPKITGMTLADLPAYLNERKLAYFVDDSSYAPGTRPFTVLTQEPAPGEKVKQDRKIYISVAMRRPPVIKMPKLTDGSVKNAQLILKSYDLEIGQLKMVPNVAQNAVLKQLVGGREIAPGAPIAKGTKVDLEVGDGLGNTEFEMPNLLTMPEDEARTLLAGQHLEVGEVFKQAAESGQTPGTVVRQRPVAAPGATIRMGQLVDLWIAE
- a CDS encoding nucleotidyltransferase family protein; translated protein: MESEYLNLLRLFHAARVEYVIVGGYAVIAHGFPRTTSDIDILVRPTPENARRTVRALIEYGFTHGEFEEADFLKLPNFLSFSRQDLWIDLLTQVKGVSYEECATNALIVETANLPVRYINLRALRKAKAAINRPQDLQDLENLPPS